tcccagagagagtgattggcattggaatgggctgcccagggaggtggtggaagcaccatccctggaggtgttcaagagaagcctggatgaggcgcttagtgccatggtctggttgactggctagggctgggtgctaggttggcctggatgatcttggaggtctcttccaacctggttgattctgtgattctacggtTATACAAGCAATGCTTTTAGAAAGTAGTTTTTCAAAGAGGTTTTTTCTAATCTCTACGTTTCTAAAGAAGTCTGTCTGCTTACCTCTGTCAAAACATGAAAAGTATAGGCATAAAATGGTCTGGAGTAAACAAACACAGGCAAAACATAGTCTTTTCTAGCAATTGATGCAACACGTATTGCCTCCTTAACCCGGTAGTGAACGAATTTGAGTGCATTTGGACTTGACTTTAGTATATAATCCAGGTATATAGAAGGGTAGAGAGCAGtgctttccttccacagccaaaGCAGGAGGTCATTGCGGGAAGACTCAATGGGTGGGCATTTCCCTGTGTACGTTTGGGGGTGTTCTTTGTAATCATAATTGTAGCAGTCTGGGTAAAGATAGTAACCCCACAAACCATTTGGTCTCATATGCTCAGCCAGAAGGATGGTGTTGTTCATAAAGCTCTTGCCAGCATTTTCAAATTCCTCTTTAGCCACTTTCCTGATTTTGTCCTCTGACCACTGAGGATGTCGTCTCCTAACGATCTCAAGAGATTTATTTCTATAAATGCTTTTATTGCCCCAGTTCCTATCCCACTGGGGCCTCCAGTTTTCCCAGTCAATGACAGCAAGTCCTTGGAATTTCTTCATGGGTATGCAATAGTCAATGTCAGACTTTGCTTTACGAAGGTGTTTGATTAGGCTTTCATTCTGGGGCACCCCTCCATTGACAGGGTCTCCGTTATCTGAGTAGTAGGGATAGTATCCCAAATGAGTGTGATAGAAGATTGTCACATTGGATCCACTCAAAGTCTCATTGGTGTTGGATGCAATGTCAAAGATACTGAGATCCAGGTCCACTTTGTACCGCAGCCTGCACTGCTCAGTGGGCGCATTCCAAACAACCATGAAGGGCTTATGCAGAACCAGAGGGGCCCGTGCTGGCTTTGGCAGCTGAGCATCAACCAGAGTAAGCTGCACTGTCACTGCTAACAGTTTGACCCCAATATCcatggtgtgttttttttctgggaaatTGTTATGATgtgcccttgaaaacaaaaacGAGAGAAGACATGTTAAAAAGCAATAGCTTCCCTGGAGGCAGATGCGATGACAAAGGGATGCCTTTTGGTTTCCTTTGCCTTCGTTGATGTTATATCCAGCACAAGCAGAGAAAAGTGCACATCTTTGATCTTAGAAAAGTTCAGTCTAGTTTCAAATGGTCTCAAAGAGTTTTTGATAGATTTCGCTGTCCAGAAGTGTGTtctgatgatcatagaatcaaccaggttggaagagacctccaagatcagatttttcttgctttccttCTCACCCAGACAACTACCCACAGTTGATTCAGACCTTTCCTTAATGCTTATTCACTTCTATAATAAATGTGTTAATCAAAGAATAAcctaaaagaggaaaataaagcagCTGCCTCACACGGATTAATCAAGAGACCCCAGGAAGCTGCAGTTTTCACCATATCTGAAAAGAAGTGCTTTGTTACCTGCCTTTGCATTTAACTTCCATTTTCTTAATGAACAGATGCAAGAGTGATAAGCAATCTGCAGGCTAGAAGGGATGATACTATTAATGACTGTTTATTATGCTGAAAGCAAATTACATATCAAtatgtaaaagaaaataaattaagcAGATCTGAGCTAGCTGGGAAAGTATGCTCTAGCTTTAAAAACAGAGAACTAGCTGgtagcagatagttacagatgAAATGGGAATATCCAAGAGTGCTATTTAAAGTGGTATGTTGACTATACTGGTTTGGAAAGCAAGAAACCTACAGTTTCAGTGAGCTGATGGACAGGAATGTGTGAAGAACTCTGCTTTTCTAGGAGAGGAGTTAAGTGATTTATGTCATCTGAGTGAGAAAATACCAGAAACTAGTGAAACTAAACTAATTGAGATAGGTAACTTGGGTCTCACTTTACAGACAAGGAAAGAAATCATCAAAAATAAGTGCAAAAGCAGGAAAATAGCCATTTTCAGGATAATTCAAATTCATACATATGGGAACTTAATTACAGATGCTTTTTCTTTAAAGAGCTATTTGAAGTCAAGTGAAACAAGCCTTCAAAGAAACAGGTAAGCCTACACTtctgaaagagggaaaagaaatgaTTTGCTGTTTCACAAATGGATGAAAGAACCTCTAAACAGTAAAACATCTTTTATTACAATTTCCACTGCTGTGTCTTTGGACTATAGCCTTTAGTCTCATGCCTGGGCACTAATTGGACTGCTTTATCTCTGTCATTTAATGAGCACAGACACTAACAATTCCTCCTCAAAGTTCATTATCAGCGTTGATTCAAATTCTCACGTATTTCTGATTCAATGTTATATTATCATGGTTAATTTAACTTCCCAAAGCTGCACATAGCTTTCTGAGGCACTACAGTGTTTTCAGAGCAGAATTTGTTCtcactgtttctgctctatattctaaaaacaaaaatcaattcTTAGTAAGTGAAAAAGAAGTGGGGCCTGATCGTAAGTCCGTTGCAGTCAATGAAGTACTTCTTATTGTATTCAGGAAAGTTTGGGTCACATTTTTGCTGCACAGAATAACATGCAGTTTTCTACTGGCATGAGTTTCTGCTGTGCAATTTCAGATGAAGTGAGTTGTGGCTGAATGTCAGTGTATTCTTTAACAGGTtcttgaagagaaaaaaaaaaaggttgattCATTTCTGCATATTCCTTTCATGGTTTTagtgaaacaaaacaagaaaacattTGTTTTTCCCAATGAAATGTTGTTAACTTAGTGCAACCTTTATTTCctgaggaggttcaggggggacctcattgctgtctacaactacctgaagggaggttgtagccaggtgggggtggcctcttctcccaggcaaccagcaacagagcaaggggacacagtcccaagttgtgttgggggaggtctaggctggatgttaggaggaagttcttgccagagagagtgattggcattggaatgggctgcccagggaggtggtggaggcaccgtccctgcaggtgttcaagcaaagcctggctgaggcacttagtgccatggtctggttgactggctagggctgggtgctaggttggcctggatgatcttggaggtctcttccaacctgattgattctatgattgattgattgattctatTGTGTTTATTGGTCAGAATTCCACTATATTTTAATCTCCAAATAATGAGTAACAGCTGAACTAAACATCTTAATTGCATGCTTTGATTGGAACAACAAACAGCCTAAAATGAGGGAAAATGTAGATTCTCATTCTAAATAAATCTTCTTGCACATTATGTGTCCCAGTACAGCCAGATGATGTTCTCCAGACAGCCAGTTCTGCTTCTCTGATCGTTTTTATTGATTATCCCAGCATACTGGTACCTTTCATGATGATTTATATGTTGAGCCAAGGCAACTTCATAAGAGACCAAAAATGCATC
This Pogoniulus pusillus isolate bPogPus1 chromosome 4, bPogPus1.pri, whole genome shotgun sequence DNA region includes the following protein-coding sequences:
- the LOC135175058 gene encoding hyaluronidase-1-like, which encodes MDIGVKLLAVTVQLTLVDAQLPKPARAPLVLHKPFMVVWNAPTEQCRLRYKVDLDLSIFDIASNTNETLSGSNVTIFYHTHLGYYPYYSDNGDPVNGGVPQNESLIKHLRKAKSDIDYCIPMKKFQGLAVIDWENWRPQWDRNWGNKSIYRNKSLEIVRRRHPQWSEDKIRKVAKEEFENAGKSFMNNTILLAEHMRPNGLWGYYLYPDCYNYDYKEHPQTYTGKCPPIESSRNDLLLWLWKESTALYPSIYLDYILKSSPNALKFVHYRVKEAIRVASIARKDYVLPVFVYSRPFYAYTFHVLTERDLVNTIGESAALGAAGVVLWGSMQYASSKESCSTVKQYIDGPLGHYVINVTSAAKLCSKVLCKKNGRCIRKTSDSSAYLHLPPTNFKIRTQRSEKGPRFQVTGKASLEHIEAMRQRFMCQCYQGWTGIFCEMPDHKLVENWFHGVFSRSRKQKLYVFLLGVMQLLLHTTH